CCAAGTAGGCGTCGGGGCCGAGGGACAGCAGGGCGTTGTGCGTGCCGAACAGCTCGTGCTCCCCGCCCGGTTCCAGTGGGCAGCGCAGGCGGCCTTCGAGCCACGCGCGGCCTTCCTCCAGGGTGCGGGCGGCGATGACCAGATGATCCAGTCGCGCACCCGGTCGGGTCGGGGCGGGGCGGGCGGTCATGCGCCCCTGGGGCGGCTCATGCCAGCCGGGTCGTTCAGGACGATGGCGGCGGCCTTCTCACCGCTTTCCATGGCGCCCTGGATGCCGCTCATGGAGGTCGCCTCGCCCGCCAGGATCACGCCGCTCAGGGGCGTGGCGTGACCGGCGAGCGTGGCGGCGTACCCGGCAGGCTGCGGGTACTGCGCGTGGCGGATGCGTTCGACCAGCAGGGTCCGCAGCGTGGCGGTCTGCGGGCCGTACCAGCGGTCCAGTTCGCCGCGCACGCGGGCGTCCAGGGCGTCGTCGTCGAGGTCCGGGAGGCCCAGGACGGTCACGGTCAGCAGCGACTGGCCCTGCGGGGCGCGCTGCAGGATCACGTTCGACAGCCAGTGCGCGTTGTTGATGAAGCCCGCCTCGGCATTCAGCAGCAGCCGCGTCTCGCGGTCCAGGCCGTGCGGCGCGGCGTAGTGCAGGTACGTGCTGCCCAGGCTGCCGCGCCCGGTGGGCTGGCCGGTCAGGGCGGCGGCGCCGTCCGGGTCGGTCGCGACGATCACCTGCCGCGCGTCCAGTTCCCCGGCGCTGGTGGTCACGGTCACGTGCGACGCGTGGGATTTCAGGTGCGTGGCGCGCACGCCGGTCACCACGTCCAGCCCGCCCGCCAGTTGCGCCGCCACCTCGCCCATGCCCGCGCGGGGCAGGGCCGCGCCGCCGTCCATCAGCATCCGGAAGTAGTAACGGAACAGGCGTGCGCTGGTGTCCAGTTCGCGCCGCAGGAAGATCCCCCCGAAGAACGGCCGGAAGAAGCGGTCCAGCGCGCCCTCACTGAACCCGAACTCCCGCAGGAACGCCTCGGTGGACTGGTCCTCGCCGCGCAGCAGCGTGTGGGGTGCCGGGGCGCGCAGCTTCAGGGCCAGCGCCGCCACGCGCGCCTTGTCGGGCACGCTCAGCACGCCGCTCAGCAGGGTCGAGGGCAGCGCCGCCGGGTCGCTCAGGGGACTGCCGAGCGTGTCGGTCCGCGCGCCGCGCCGCACGACCGCCGACGACGGCACGGGCACCAGGTCCAGCGCGCCCAGGTCCAGGTGCCGCCGCACGGCCGGGTACGCCGGGAACAGCACCTGATACCCGGCGTCCAGCGTGAATCCGTTCACGGCGCGCGAGTGCACGCGGCCCCCCACGAACGGCGCGGCCTCCAGCACCCGCACCCGCTGCCCGGCGCGCTCCAGAACCCGCGCCGCCGTGAGTCCTGCCAGCCCACTGCCGATCACCACTGCGTCATGCATGCGCGCAGGCTACCGCAGGGCGGACGGACAGGCGGGGTGGAGGGGATTCAGGGTCGGGTGGGCGGCGCGGGCGGCCGGGTGGGAGGTTGCGGCGGCATGCCCTGTCCCTCGGAGAGTTTGATCAGCCACGCGAACAGCTGAATGAACGCCAGGGCCAGGGCGGGCAGTCCGGCGAGCATCATGATCCAGCCGCTCAGTTGCTGGTTCTGCAGCGGCGTGTAGTTCCACAGGCACAGGGCGCTCACGTACGGCGTGTACAGCACCTGGGGGGAGTACAGCCACACGCTGGCGACGGCCATCATGGGCAGCGCCGCGAGCAGCCCGAACCAGCCGCGCGAGCCGATGCCGGAGGGTTGCACGCTGGGCAGTGGGCGCAGGATGACGCTCCAGACCATCAGGCTGCTCAGCAGGTACAGGGCGGGCAGCAGCGCCCCGGCGGTGTTCGAGACGACGCTGGCGTTGAATCCGGCGGGAACGTTCCAGAAGACGATCACGGCCGTCCAGACGGCCAGCGCCACCCAGGGGTCCAGCAGGACGTTCAGGGCGCGGCCCAGGCCGGTGCGGGCGTTCAGGTGCAGGCTGCGCGGCAATCCCAGCACCAGCAGGGGCGGCACGAGTTCCGCCAGGATCATCAGGCGGCCCATGTACAGCGCCATGCTGCTCTGGGTCATGGTGGCGGCGCGGCTCTGGGTGGTGATCAGCAGCAGCACCGTCCCCAGCGCGAACAGCGCGGCCCGCCAGACCGGCCAGCCCGCCCGGCCTGCGGGCGTGCCGCGTGAGGCGCTGAACCGCCACAGGTACACGCCGGCGGCCAGCAGCGTGGGAATCAGCAGCCAGGGGTCCGGGGTGGGGGCCAGCAGGTCGGCCAGGGTGGGGTTCAGGTTCCCGGCAGTGTTCACGGCGGCGGTCCCGGCAGTGGTCAGGGGGGCCGGGGCGCTCATGAGGCCTCCAGGACGTGTTCCAGGTCGGTCTGCACGCGCCGCACGTCGGTCAGCTGGGTGTAGTCCCAGACCAGGATCAGCTGGCCGCCCGCGCCGATCAGGTACGTGGCGGTCGTGTGGTTGATCTGGTAGTCGTCGGGGCCTTTCACGTCGGCTTTCTGGTATCCCACGCCGTAATCGCGGGCCACGGCGGCCAGCGCCGGTTCGGGAATGCGCACGCCCGCGCTGCCTTTCCCGAAGAACGACACGTACTCGTTCAGGCGCTCCGGCGTGTCGCGGTCGGGGTCCACGCTGACCAGCACGATCCGGAAGCGGGCCTGCTGTTCGGGGGTCAGGGCGGCGCGCACCCTGTTCAGGTACGTCAGGCTCAGCGGGCAGATGTTCGGGCAGTGCGTGAACCCGAAGAACACGGCCGTGACCTGCCCGGCGTCGGCGCCCGCGCCGGGCGTGAACGTGAACGGCTGGCCGCGCTGGTCGGTGCCGCTGAAGGGCTGGGCGGCCGTCCCGGCGGGGTAACTGGTCCCGTAGTACGGGTAGGGGCTGCGCAGGCGGGCGTACCCCCAGGCGGCCAGCAGCAGCAGCGTCACGGCGGCCACGGCCAGCAGCGCCGAGACGTACCAGGGGCGCGCGGCCGGGCCGGATTCCGGGTGGGTGGATTCAGGTGGGGTGGGTGCGGTCAAGGTGACCTCCGGCAGTGGGTGAGGGGACCCTCAGGGTTTGCGGACGGGCACGGTCAGGGTCAGCTGGCGGCCCTGCGAGTCGGTCAGGGTCAGGTTCAGGGTGCCGCCGTCGTCGGCGGGGGCGCGCAGGCCCATCAGCATCACGTGGTCGCCGGTGTCGCTGAGGGTCAGGCGGCCCCCGGCGGGCACGGTCAGGGTGTCGGTCATGCTCATGCCGGTCAGGCCCTGCGCGTCGGTGTGCGTGACCATCAGCATGCCGCTCGTGGCGTCGCTGCTGGCCGCGCCCGTGATCATCAGCGGCTCCGCGCCCGTGTTCTCCAGCGTGCCGAACACGCTGGTGTCGCGGATGCCGGGCGGCACGGCGACCGCGTAGGCGTCCCAGACGGTCAGCGGCAGCGTGCTGCCAGCCGGGGCGGCGGCCTGCGTGCCCGCCGCGCTGCCGGGGGTGTGGTCGGGCATGCTGGTGTGGTCCATGTCGCTGCTCATGGGCTGCCCGGCCGTGGTCGGCGTGGTGTTCGTCTGGGTGGTGGTCTGTGGGTCCGGGGCGGGATTCAGGTACAGGTAGGCGCCCAGCAGGATCATCGCGCCCAGGGCGACCATCAGCACGGTCCGCATCCGGCGCGGGTTGGAGGTTGAAGTCATGACGCTCCTTTCAGGTGTCGTGTCTCGGGGGTCGGTGGGTGGGGCGCCGGGGCGGCCCCTTCCCTGCCGGCTGGCCGGTTGTGTGGACGGGTCCGGCGGCGTTCAGAGGGCAGTCTAGGCCGCGCGGCGGGCCGCATTGTCCCCGCAGTGTTCCGGCAGTGTTCCCGGCCCGGTCCGCCGGACGCCGCGCCGCCGTGACCGGTCGGGCGTGGGGCGCGGTTCACGGTCGCCTCTGTGAAACCCGTTTGTGGAACCCGTTCCAAAAACAGGGTATGGTGAGGCAGAGACCATGCGTAAACCCACCATTCAGGATGTTGCCCGGCAGGCCGGGGTCGGCGTCGGCACCGTGTCCCGCGTGCTGAACAATCACGTGGCCGTGAAGGGTGCCACCCGCGAAACCGTCCTCAAGGCCATCGCCGACCTCGAGTACACGCCCAACCCGCACGCCCGCCGCATCGCCGGCGGCAAGAGCTACACCATCAGCGTGCTGCTGCCGGTCCTGACCACCGAATTCTACGTGCGCCTCCTCGACGGACTGGAAAGCGCGTTCCAGGAAGCGCGGTACGACGTGGCGATCTTCCCGCTGCTGGACCGCTCGCGGCTGGAACGGTACCTGGGGTCGCACACCCTGGCGTACCAGGCGGACGGACTGGTCATGGCGACGTACAACCTCACGCAGATGTTCCACGAGCGGCGCCTGCGCACCCAGCAGCCCACCGTGCTGGTCGACGCCTTCTCGGACGCCGTGGATTCCTCGTTCATGGATAACGTCAGCGGCGGCCGCCTCGCCGGAGAGTACGCCGTGAGCCTGCCCGGCAACCTGTACGCCGTGTGGGTCGAGACGGAACTCGATCACCTGTTCACCACCCGCGTGTTCGAGGACCGCCGCAGCGGCTTCCTGAGCGCCGTGCAGACCGCCGGACGCAGCGTGAAGCGCGAGTTCACGTCCAGTTTCGATTCCCTGACGGCCCGCAACACCGCCGCGACCCTGCTGGACGACGCGCAGGCCGCCGGGCTGCCCTGCACGGTGTTCGCGTCCGCCGACATGCTCGCCGGAGCGCTGCTCGACGAGGTGCGCCTGCGCGGCCTGAAGATCGGGCAGGACGTCCGCGTGATCGGCTTCGACGATCAACCCTGGGCCGCCGAGCGCGAGCTGACCACCCTGCACCAGCCGGTCGAGAGCATGGGCTACGAGGCCGCGCAACTGCTGCTCTCGCGCCTGAACGGCTACAAGGGACCGCCCCGCGCGCGCCGTTTCGAGCCGCGCCTGATCGTCCGCGGCAGCGCGTAAAGAAGTCAATGGTTGAAAGTTGACGGTTGATAGAGGGGGTGCGTCTATCAACTGTCAACCGTTCACTGTCTACACCCGGACTCGCAGGCCCAGCAGCAGTCCGGCTGTGAACGCCCCGGCAAACGGCAGGTTCGCGGTCAGGAGGCGGGTCAGCCACGCGCCGCCCTGCTCGCTGCCCTGCCGCAGCCACGGCTCGGTGATGGCCTGCACGCGCAACCAGTTCACGCTGATCAGTTCGAAGTACGCCAGCAGTTGCAGCGTGATGAACAGCACGCCCAGCACGATCAGCGCCACGCGGCCCACGTAGCGGATCGCCACGCCGGTCGCGAAGCCCAGCACGGCCCCCACGCTCAGGTCCGGCAGCAGCGCGTGCAGGGCGTCGCCCAGCGGACTGCCGGTCGGGTCTGCGGGCGGGGGGGTGGGAACGGGGGCAGGTGTGGTCATCGGCAGAAAGCGCCGGGCGCAGGGGCCGCGCGGCGGTCAGTTCGCGCATGGTAGCGCAGTTTTCCGCTGTTCGCGCGCCGGTGCGGCCCGGACCTGGGCGGCGCGGGCGGCCTGCGGGCGCTATGGTAGGAGCACCGTGGACCTTCCGACCGAGCCTGCCTCTCCTGAACCCGTTCCCGCCGACCTGATCTCGCCGGAGTTACTGGCGCGGCTCACGGCGGGCGAGGAAGCCGCGTGGTTCGAGTTCGTGCAGGAGTACGAGGGCCGCATGTACGGCTACCTGTACCGCCTGGAAGGCAACAGCGAGGACGCGCTGGACCTGACGCAGGAGGTGTTCTACCGCGCGTGGCGCAGCATCCGCACGTTCCGGCCCGGCGAGCGGGTGCTGCCGTGGCTGTATCAGGTGGCCAGGAACACGCAGATCGAATCTCACCGCCGCAAGCAGTTGCAGCGCTTCTCGCTGGAGCAGGCGCGTGAGGACGTGGGGTTCGAGGTCACCAGCGAGAAACGCTCCCCGGTGCAGGCGGCCGAGAGCGCCGACGCGCAGGACCGCGTGCAGCGCGCCCTGCTGCGCCTGCCGCCCGAGTACCGCGAGGCGGTCGTGCTGCGCTTTGTAGAGGACCTCAGTTACGACGAGATCGCGCAGGTGCAGGGCGTGGCCCTCGGCACCGCCAAGAGCCGCGTGTTCCGCGCCAAGGAGCAACTGGCCGAACTGCTGGCCGGCGTTTCAGATGTGAACTGATACCGACTCCGATTGAATGGCTTATAAAGCCGTTCAATCCGAGCGGAGCGAGTAGGAGTCGAAGCGGGTTCCGGACGTGGAGTTAACAGATCGGTGGTGTTCCGATCTGTTAACGAAACAAACGGAATCCGTATGATACCGACTCCGTTGGTTTCGCTGGCACGGCCCCCTCCGTTCAGGGGCGCGCGAACACCTGCGTCCAGTAGCGACCGTAGGGGCTGCCGGGGCGGTTCACGTACGACAGGCCGATCAGGGTGAAGTTGCCCATGATGTTGCGGCAGTGGCCGGGGCTGCGCAGCCAGCCGTCCACGACCTCGGCGGGTGTTTCCTGCCCGGCGGCGATGTTCTCGGCGGAACTGGTGGGGATCATCCCGGCGGCGTTCAGGCGGCGGGCGGGGGTGCTGCCGTCCAGGGCGCTGGTGTGATCGAAGTACCCGTACAGGGCCATGGCGACCGACTGGGCCTGCGCGGCGAGGTCCAGGGTGGGGTGCTGTTTCAGGGGTGGCAGGGCGGGGCCGCCGGTGCGGAGGGTCGCGCAGTTCCAGCCCTGCGCGCGGGCCTGGTTGGTCAGGCGCAGCACCTCGCTGTCGAAGGGCAGGCTGGTCTGCCACGGCTGGGCGGGCACGGTGAAGGTCACGCGGCGGTCCACGGTCTGCCCGGTGCTGCTGCTGGCCTGCGTGACGGCCGTGTGCGTGCCGGGCGTGACGGGCACCGGGCCGCTGCCGATCTCGCGGCCGTCGAGGAACACGCGGGGCGTGCCGGGCGTGTACAGCACGCTTTCGGCGGTGCTGACGCGCACGCTGCCGGGGGTCAGCAGCAGGGTCAGTTCGGTGCGTTCCGGGCCGCCGCTGAGCACCTGGATCTGCGCGGAGGCCCGCGCGACCTCGCGGCCACTGGCGTCCAGCAGGGCGGCGCTCAGGGCGTACGTGCCGGGGCGGTAGTAGGTGTGCGTGACCTGCGGGCCGCGCGCCGATCCGCCGTCCCCGAACGCCCACTGCGCCGTGTACCCGGCGGGGTGGGTGGCCGTGAACGTGACCGTGTAGGGCGCGCGCCGCTGCGAGTCCCCGCTGTACCCGATGCGGAAGGTGCCGCCCTGCGACTGGGCGCTGGCAGGTGCGCTCAGGGCCAGGAGCAGCAGCGGGGCGACCCAGGGGCGGCGCGGGCGTGGTGGGCGTGCGGGGGTGGTCACGGGTGCAGGGTAGGGCGCGGCGGGGCGCGGGCGCTGTGCGGAACTCCGGTTCATCAGTCGCCGGTCAGGCGGGGGCGCGGCGCGGCGGACCGGGCGGGGGCTGACAGGTGCGCCTCGGGTTCGCCGAAGGTGATGGTCATGATCAGGCCGCCGTCCGGGGCGTGACTGATGCTCACGTCGCCGCCGTGCGCGCGGGCGTACCGGCGCACCAGCGGCAGGCCCAGTCCCTGCCCGCCGACCAGACTGTCGGGGCCGCGCTCGTACGGGAGGAACACGCGGGCCTGCAGTTCGGCGCTCAGGCCGGGGCCGAAGTCGCGGACCTGCACCTGCGGGCCGTGCGGGGTGGTGGTCAGGGTCACCTCGACCAGTCCCGGCGTGTACTTCAGGGCGTTCTCGGTCAGGTTCTCGATCATCTGGCGGGCGCGGTTGGGGTCGGCGGGCCACATGACCGGGCCGGGCGGCGTGATGACATGCACCCGCCCGGACGAGAAGCGCCGCAGCAGGGCGCTCAGGTCGGTGCGCTGCACGTTCAGGGTCACGTCCAGGTACAGGTCGTTCAGGCGGGTCAGGTCGGCGCGGCTGGAGATCTGCGTGGCGCTGTCCTCGATCATGGCCAGCAGGCGCTGGCGCTGGTCGGGGGCGTCGGCGTGGCGCAGCAGGTCGCTGGCCAGCATCAGGGTCTGGAGGGGGCGGCGCATCTCGTGACTGGCGAGGTTCAGGGCTTCGAGTTGCCGCTGTTCGCGGCGGCGGGCGCGCCGGGTCTCGTCGCGCCACATCAGCAGGACGCGCAGGATCAGCAGGGCGCTGAGCGTGCCGAGCAGCAGGGCGCTGCCGATCATGACGAAGCGCAGCCGCTGCAGTTCCTGCTGGTAGCGGATGCCCAGGCTCTTGGCGTACTCGGTGGCCTGGGCGTTCAGGCCCACCACCTCGCGCGCGGCGCGGGCGACCGAGGCGTCGGTGTTCTGCAGGAGGTTGCGTTCCACGACCGACAGTCGCCGCTCGCCGATGCGTTCCACGTCGTCGAGCAGGCCGAACTGCGCCCGGTTGCCTGCACTGGACAGCGCGATCCCGGCCCAGCTCTCGATCTCCTCGGCGCTGACGCCGGGTTGCAGGCGGATCACCTGGTACTGCAGTACGTCCTGCGCCAGTGCCTGGTACGCGTAGGGAGTCCAGCCGGTCCCGGTGTTTTTCAGGGCGTCGTAGGCGGGGCGGGTGCCCAGCAGCAGCAGCGCGGCCGTCAGCAGGGCGGGCAGGGCGGTCAGCGCGACCTCGCGCAGCAGGGTCAGCAGGCGCGGCGACCAGAGGGCGCGGCGGTCACGTGGCCCGCCGGGCGGCCCCTGACTGGCGGGGTGACTGGCGACCGGTGGCGGGTCGGGGGGGGTGGGCGTGCGGGTGGTCATTTCACGGGGGCGAGGCGTTCCACGAACCACACCCACGCGCTGGAGTACTCGGCGGTATGGAAGCGTTCCGGGGTGGCGGGCAGCACGACGGTCAGCGGTCCCTTCTGAAGGGCGGGGATGGGCGCGCCGTCCGCCTGGTAGGCCAGCATGACCGGCCAGTTCATGTAATCGTCGGCGCGGATGGTGCTGGCAAAGCCGTTGGTGGCGTACAGGCGCAGGTCCTTCCCGGCGAAGCCGCCGCGCGCGGCGAGGTCGCGCAGCGTAACGCCCTCGTACGTGATGGTCTTTTTCAGTTGCGGGTGCGGGGTGGTGTAGCGCACGGCGGGCATGGCGCGCAGTTGCGCCAGCGTGAGTTTCAGGTCGGTCTGCCCGGCGTTGATGGTCAGGGCGACGCGCTCACCGGGGCGGGCGCGGGGGGTGGGTTGCGCGGCGCGCACGTACTCGAACGCGGGGGGGCGCGGTTTGAACTGCAGCGGGGCGGGTGTGGCCTGCGCGCCGACCAGCACGGCGCTGATCAGGGCGGCCAGCGTCAGGCGCGGCCAGCTGCTGCGGCGGTCTTGGTGTGGGTTGCGGGGGAACACGCCGGGCAGTCTAGCGGGCACATGAAGTAATCTCAATGATTGCATGAACAAAATTAATGTTCATGGAACCGCTCCCGTGCGCTGTTCTGCACAGGCGCCGTGCAGGACGCCGCGCAGCAGTTCAGCCCGGCTGACCGCCGATCCAGACATGAATGCCTGCTGAGCTGAGGATTGGGAATGGTGACCGGGCAGGTCAGGCAGGCATCACGCGCCGGACGCACACTCGGGGCATGAAAAGCCTCGTGAACCTCAGCCTCGTGAACCTGACCGCCGTCCTGGCCTCCGTGACCGCCCTGAGCGCCGCGCACGCCGCGCCGACCATCAGCGCGCAGAGCATCATCGTGAACCCCGTGCAGCCCACCCTGAACGTGAAAGTCTGGACCGACCGCGACAGCAGCGGCACCCGCACCCCCGCCTACGCACCGGGCGAGAAGATCCGCCTGTACACCAGCGTCAACCAGGACGCCTACGTGTACCTGTTCAACGTGGACCCCCAGGGACAGGTGGACCTGATCCTGCCCAACCGCTACCAGGGCGGCGCGAACTTCCTGAAAGCGAACGCCGTGAAGGTCTTCCCGGCCGCCGGTGACCCCTTCAGCTTCGACATTGCCGCGCCGTACGGCGTGAACAAGGTCCTGGCCCTGGCCAGCCGCACGCCCCTGAACCTCGATCAGATCGCCACGTTCAAGTCCGGTCAGAACAGCTTCGCCAGCGTGCAGGTCACGGGTCAGCAGGGGCTGGCGCAGGCGCTGAGCATCGTCGTGACGCCGCTGCCGCAGAACAACTGGGTGACCGCCACCGCCTTCTACAACGTGGCGGGCCGCGCGGTCAGCGTGCCCCGGCCCGTGACGCCCACCCCGGCCCCCGCGCCGGTCGTGACGAACCCCTGGGGATCGCAGCGCGAGTGGCGGGTCACCATCGACACCCGCTCGGACCTGCGCGCCCAGCATGACGCGTACGCCGCGAAACTGCGCAGCGAGGGCTACGTGCTCGTGCAGACCAGCGTGAAGAACAACGAGATCAAGAGCGAATTCCGCCGCGCCGGTGGCGGCAAGGCCGAACTGAAGGTCAAGCGTAAAGGCAACCGCACCGAGATCACCGTCGAACGCCGCTGAATCAAACGGCGCCGAGTCGAACGCCGCCGGGCACGCCGGAACGGTAGACCCACGGCCCTGCGCGGCGGGAGGAGCAGTCCAGAGCGGCTCTCCTCCCGCCGCGTCCAGCTCAGTTGGGGGACAGGTGTCCGGCCCAGCCGCACACGCACGAGAACAGAACGAACGCCCGTTTGGAAAGGTGCCTCCCGGCTGATACGCTGGGAGGCACTTCAACATGCCGGGAAGCGCCCGCTTCCTCCCCTGCCCTGCCATGCCCGACGTTCTGCCCTGTCCCTCCTCCGGCCTGCCCCGTCGCAGTGACCGGCTGCTGAACCAGCGCCGCGCGCCCTGACGCGGCCCGCACCCGCCGCCTCAGATTCCGTGCCCGACCGCCGCCCCCAGACAGGAGACTTCATGACCCCAGATGCCAAACCGGCTGCCCGTCAGCCCCACGCCCCAGCAGAGTCGCAGGACACCGCCCCCGGCTACGCGGCGGCGCAGGCTGCGTACGACGCCGCGCAGCAGGACACCAACATGGTGCAGTGCCTCGCCCCGGACGGCTCGGTCGTCCGCGAGGACCTGCTGCCCGACCCCGAAACGCGCCTGGAACTGTACCGGCAGATGCGCCGCGCCCGACACTTCGACGAACGCGGCTGGGTGCTGTACCGCCAGGGCCGCCTGGGCGTCTTCCCGCCCTTCGGCGGCATGGAGGCCAGTCAGGTCGGCACCGCCGCCGCGCTGACGAAGAACGACTGGCTGTTCCCCACGTACCGCGACACCGGCGCGGCCCTGACGCTGGGCCTGCCCATCGCGCGCACCCTCGCGTACTGGCGCACGAGCCCGCACGGGTGGCACATGCCCGCCGACCTGAAGGTGCTGCCGTTCTACATCCCGATCGCCACGCAGTACCCGCAGGCGGTCGGCGCGGCCCTCGCCGAGCGGCGACAGGGCACCCGCAACGTCGCCATGGCGTTCATCGGGGACGGCGGCAGCAGCGAGGGTGACTTCCACGAGGCGCTGAACTTCGCCGGGGCCCTGAACGCCCCGTGCGTGTTCATCCTCCAGAACAACGGCTGGGCGATCAGCGTCCCCACCCGCGCGCAGACGCGCGCCACGGACCTGAGCCGCCGCGCCGACGGGTACGGCATCCCCGGCGTGCGCGTGGACGGCAACGACGCGCTGGCGACCTACCACGTCACCCGTGAAGCCGTGAACCGCGCCCGGGACGGCGGCGGCCCCACCCTGATCGAGACGGTCACGTACCGCGTCAAGCCGCACACCGTCGCCGACGACCCCAGCCGCTACCGCAGCGAGGCCGACACCGCCGGCTGGGACGCCAAGGACCCCGTCACGCGCCTGCGCACCCACCTCCTGAACGCGGGCCTGATGACCGAAGACAGCGAGGCCGACCTGCTCGCCGAGATCGCCGCCGAGTTCGAGGCCGCCCTGGCCGAAGCCGACAGCTACCCCGAACCCACCCCCGCCGAGATCCTCGACCACGTCTTCGCGGAACCCACCCCCCAGCTGAAAAAGCAGCGCGCGGAAATCCTCGCCGAGCACGCGCAGGACAAGAAGGAGCAGGCATGACCGCCCCTACAACCCACGTCCCACAACCCACAACCCACAAGAACATGACCATGGTCGCCGCCATCAACGACGCCCTCGACATCGCCCTGGCCGCCGACGACACCGTCCACATCTTCGGCGAGGACGTCGGCGTCATGGGCGGCGTGTTCCGCGCCACCGACGGCCTCCAGGCCAAACACGGCGAAGGGCGCGTGTTCGACACCCCCCTCGCCGAGGCCGCCATCGTCGGCATGGGCATCGGCATGGGCCTCGCAGGCCTGAAACCCGTCGCGGAAATCCAGTTCGCAGGCTTCCTCTACCCCGCCCTCGACCAGATCCTCTCCCACCTGGGCCGCTACCGCCACCGCACCCGCAGCCGCTACCACCTCCCCATGGTCATCCGCGCCCCCTACGGCGGCGGCGTCCACACCCCCGAACAACACGCCGACAGCCCCGAAGCGATCCTCGCCCACACCCCCGGCGTCAAAGTCGTCATCCCCAGCACCCCCGCCGACGCCAAAAGCCTGCTGCTCAGCGCCATCAACGACCCCGACCCCGTCTTCTTCTTCGAACCGATCAAACTGTACCGCTCCACCAAAGAAGACGTGCCCCTCGGCGACGTGCGCATCCCGCTCGGCAAGGCCCGCCTCGTCACCCACGGCGACGACGTCACCGTCATCTGCTACGGCGGCATGGTCGAAGTCGCCCAGAAAGCCGCCGCCGCCGCCCACGCTGCCGGGATCGGCGTCGAAGTCATCGACCTGCGCACCCTCGTCCCCATGGACACCGACACCATCCTGAGCAGCGTGACGAAAACGGGCCGCGTGGTAGTGGTCACCGAAGCGCCCCGCACCGCCGGATTCCACAGCGAGATCGCCGCCATCATCGCCGAAGAAGCCATCGAGCACCTCCGCGCGCCCATCGTGCGCGTCACCGGCTACGACGCGCCGTACCCACCATTCACCGCCGTCGAGGACGTGTACCGACCCAACCCCGTGCGGGTGGCGAAGGCGATCCGGCAGGTTATGAACTACTGAATCTGGAAGGGGGGCGCCTGCGGCGGGCTGCCCCACCCCCCAGCCCCCATCCCCAGGGGGGACGGGGGAGCTTACGTTGCACTGGGCAGGTATTTCGCTGACTTTCTGGGCGGGTGACTGGCGGGTTCGGCCACTGATGGGGCTGCACGCCTCCGGTGTCGCCGCTTGCGCCCCGCGCGCTGCGCGCTTATGAGCGGGTGCGCCTACGCCAACGAATCAAGATGAGCGAGGGGCCGCCCCCGAGCGGTCAGGGCCAATGGCGACGGGCTCGGCTGCCACGACGGTTGCGTGGCTCTGTGTCCTGGTGCATGTCAGAACGTTCTACTTTTTGGGCTTCAGCAGGGGCGGGCTTCTTGCGGGTGTCGCGGCGCACTCTTGCCATCCGCATGATCTGCGCAACCTTCTCGCCTCAGTGGCAGATCATGAAGGGCAGGGACGATGGAGGGAATGCGTTCCCCTGCCCTGCTGGTGACGGCGGCCCTGCTCGTGGGGGCGGCCGCGTTCGGTGTTGCGCGCTTCCAGTCGGGTGCGGAGGCGTGGGCGGCCGCCCCTGGGCAGGTCACGGCGCCTGCGCTGCCGCCCGCTGCGGAACCTGCGCCCGTCACTCCCGCACCGGGCGAG
This Deinococcus seoulensis DNA region includes the following protein-coding sequences:
- a CDS encoding NAD(P)/FAD-dependent oxidoreductase — translated: MHDAVVIGSGLAGLTAARVLERAGQRVRVLEAAPFVGGRVHSRAVNGFTLDAGYQVLFPAYPAVRRHLDLGALDLVPVPSSAVVRRGARTDTLGSPLSDPAALPSTLLSGVLSVPDKARVAALALKLRAPAPHTLLRGEDQSTEAFLREFGFSEGALDRFFRPFFGGIFLRRELDTSARLFRYYFRMLMDGGAALPRAGMGEVAAQLAGGLDVVTGVRATHLKSHASHVTVTTSAGELDARQVIVATDPDGAAALTGQPTGRGSLGSTYLHYAAPHGLDRETRLLLNAEAGFINNAHWLSNVILQRAPQGQSLLTVTVLGLPDLDDDALDARVRGELDRWYGPQTATLRTLLVERIRHAQYPQPAGYAATLAGHATPLSGVILAGEATSMSGIQGAMESGEKAAAIVLNDPAGMSRPRGA
- a CDS encoding cytochrome c oxidase assembly protein — its product is MSAPAPLTTAGTAAVNTAGNLNPTLADLLAPTPDPWLLIPTLLAAGVYLWRFSASRGTPAGRAGWPVWRAALFALGTVLLLITTQSRAATMTQSSMALYMGRLMILAELVPPLLVLGLPRSLHLNARTGLGRALNVLLDPWVALAVWTAVIVFWNVPAGFNASVVSNTAGALLPALYLLSSLMVWSVILRPLPSVQPSGIGSRGWFGLLAALPMMAVASVWLYSPQVLYTPYVSALCLWNYTPLQNQQLSGWIMMLAGLPALALAFIQLFAWLIKLSEGQGMPPQPPTRPPAPPTRP
- a CDS encoding SCO family protein, encoding MTAPTPPESTHPESGPAARPWYVSALLAVAAVTLLLLAAWGYARLRSPYPYYGTSYPAGTAAQPFSGTDQRGQPFTFTPGAGADAGQVTAVFFGFTHCPNICPLSLTYLNRVRAALTPEQQARFRIVLVSVDPDRDTPERLNEYVSFFGKGSAGVRIPEPALAAVARDYGVGYQKADVKGPDDYQINHTTATYLIGAGGQLILVWDYTQLTDVRRVQTDLEHVLEAS
- a CDS encoding copper chaperone PCu(A)C produces the protein MTSTSNPRRMRTVLMVALGAMILLGAYLYLNPAPDPQTTTQTNTTPTTAGQPMSSDMDHTSMPDHTPGSAAGTQAAAPAGSTLPLTVWDAYAVAVPPGIRDTSVFGTLENTGAEPLMITGAASSDATSGMLMVTHTDAQGLTGMSMTDTLTVPAGGRLTLSDTGDHVMLMGLRAPADDGGTLNLTLTDSQGRQLTLTVPVRKP
- a CDS encoding LacI family DNA-binding transcriptional regulator; translation: MRKPTIQDVARQAGVGVGTVSRVLNNHVAVKGATRETVLKAIADLEYTPNPHARRIAGGKSYTISVLLPVLTTEFYVRLLDGLESAFQEARYDVAIFPLLDRSRLERYLGSHTLAYQADGLVMATYNLTQMFHERRLRTQQPTVLVDAFSDAVDSSFMDNVSGGRLAGEYAVSLPGNLYAVWVETELDHLFTTRVFEDRRSGFLSAVQTAGRSVKREFTSSFDSLTARNTAATLLDDAQAAGLPCTVFASADMLAGALLDEVRLRGLKIGQDVRVIGFDDQPWAAERELTTLHQPVESMGYEAAQLLLSRLNGYKGPPRARRFEPRLIVRGSA
- a CDS encoding FUN14 domain-containing protein, coding for MTTPAPVPTPPPADPTGSPLGDALHALLPDLSVGAVLGFATGVAIRYVGRVALIVLGVLFITLQLLAYFELISVNWLRVQAITEPWLRQGSEQGGAWLTRLLTANLPFAGAFTAGLLLGLRVRV
- a CDS encoding RNA polymerase sigma factor, with protein sequence MDLPTEPASPEPVPADLISPELLARLTAGEEAAWFEFVQEYEGRMYGYLYRLEGNSEDALDLTQEVFYRAWRSIRTFRPGERVLPWLYQVARNTQIESHRRKQLQRFSLEQAREDVGFEVTSEKRSPVQAAESADAQDRVQRALLRLPPEYREAVVLRFVEDLSYDEIAQVQGVALGTAKSRVFRAKEQLAELLAGVSDVN